A portion of the Algimonas porphyrae genome contains these proteins:
- a CDS encoding lysine--tRNA ligase, giving the protein MIDPKNINLKDLDPEFAKSKAWPIEEARNILKRLFIQGKRGIKRDGPVVFETGYGPSGLPHIGTFGEVVRTTMVRHAFTAMTGGQIPTTILCVSDDMDGMRKIPGTVPNPAALEDHLQRPLTAVPDPFGTHESFGDHMNARLQSFLDSFGFDYEFRSATALYKAGAYDPWLLKTLEHYDAIMDVMLPTLGEERRATYSPILPISPATGRVLYVPMKAVDAEAGTVTFDDEDGNEVTIPVTGGHAKLQWKPDFGMRWAALGVDFEMFGKDHQDNAPIYSRICKILGGEPPVQYVYELFLDQKGEKISKTKGNGISVEDWLKYAPAESLSLFQYLRPRVAKKLYFDVIPKMVDEYYQHLAAYADQDEKQRLNNPVWHIHSGQPPAYVPPLTYQLLLNLVSAANAPSKDTLWGFIKRYAPDATPETNPELDRLCDFAMAYARDFLVKDYREPSDVERAALVDLATRLRAVPDDQARDGEALQTLTFTVGKDHAFENLRDWFTAIYEVTMGQSQGPRFGSFVAIYGPSETADMIEMRLGG; this is encoded by the coding sequence ATGATCGATCCAAAGAACATCAATCTCAAAGACCTCGACCCGGAATTCGCCAAATCCAAGGCCTGGCCGATCGAGGAGGCGCGCAATATTCTCAAGCGGCTCTTCATCCAAGGCAAGCGTGGCATTAAGCGCGACGGTCCCGTCGTGTTTGAAACGGGCTATGGCCCGTCCGGTCTGCCGCATATCGGGACCTTCGGCGAAGTCGTGCGTACAACCATGGTGCGCCATGCTTTCACGGCCATGACGGGCGGACAGATTCCGACGACGATCCTGTGCGTGTCCGACGATATGGACGGCATGCGAAAGATACCGGGGACGGTGCCCAATCCCGCAGCGCTGGAAGACCATTTGCAGCGCCCCCTGACCGCCGTACCCGACCCGTTCGGGACGCATGAAAGTTTCGGCGACCACATGAATGCGCGCTTGCAGAGCTTCCTCGATAGCTTCGGTTTCGACTATGAATTCCGCAGCGCGACTGCGCTTTACAAAGCGGGCGCTTATGATCCGTGGCTGCTCAAGACGCTCGAACACTATGATGCCATCATGGATGTCATGCTACCGACTCTGGGCGAGGAACGGCGCGCGACCTATTCGCCGATCCTCCCGATCAGCCCCGCCACGGGCCGGGTGCTCTATGTGCCGATGAAGGCCGTCGACGCCGAAGCCGGGACCGTCACTTTCGACGATGAGGACGGGAACGAAGTCACGATTCCGGTCACGGGTGGGCACGCCAAGCTGCAGTGGAAGCCTGACTTCGGCATGCGCTGGGCGGCACTCGGCGTGGACTTCGAAATGTTCGGCAAGGACCATCAGGACAATGCGCCGATCTATTCGCGCATCTGCAAAATTCTGGGTGGCGAACCGCCGGTGCAATATGTCTACGAGCTCTTCCTCGATCAGAAGGGCGAGAAGATTTCGAAGACCAAGGGTAACGGGATTTCGGTCGAGGACTGGCTGAAATACGCGCCCGCTGAATCGCTATCCCTGTTCCAGTATCTGCGCCCGCGCGTGGCCAAGAAGCTCTATTTCGACGTCATCCCCAAAATGGTCGATGAATATTACCAGCACCTCGCCGCCTATGCGGATCAGGACGAAAAGCAGCGGTTGAACAATCCGGTTTGGCACATTCATTCCGGTCAGCCGCCTGCCTATGTGCCGCCCCTGACCTATCAGCTCCTGCTCAATCTGGTCAGCGCCGCCAACGCGCCGTCCAAGGATACGCTATGGGGCTTCATCAAACGCTATGCGCCGGACGCGACGCCGGAAACCAACCCAGAACTTGACCGCCTGTGCGACTTTGCCATGGCCTATGCGCGTGATTTCCTGGTCAAGGACTACCGCGAACCCAGCGATGTGGAACGCGCCGCGCTGGTCGATCTGGCGACGCGGCTGCGGGCTGTGCCTGATGATCAGGCGCGCGACGGCGAAGCCCTGCAGACGTTGACCTTCACGGTCGGGAAGGACCACGCATTTGAGAATTTACGCGACTGGTTCACCGCCATCTACGAAGTCACGATGGGTCAGAGTCAGGGGCCAAGGTTCGGCTCGTTCGTGGCGATCTACGGGCCAAGCGAGACGGCTGACATGATCGAGATGCGTCTCGGCGGATGA
- a CDS encoding tetratricopeptide repeat protein, producing the protein MLRLCFLFLLLITTPAAASDAARALLHQGEYEAARAAALDANTVDGLNVAAEVMAAEIMLMTIRDAKDHAKDAIDLTDDALERDPGNIEALFLRALHTGFRTRSSSAFAIVLKGLIGDTYDAIQAFEAAAPGDPRADALYGAWHLGIVRAAGDGKFGASLGEGMSYYDAAVAAMPDDIVVLGNYAFSLIVMDEPALLPRATELLQQIDAAEPDGATETETRQRMLSLLAVIDDPDTLRTRADGLLNTEETDTD; encoded by the coding sequence ATGTTGAGGCTTTGTTTTCTTTTCCTGCTGCTGATCACGACGCCTGCTGCCGCGTCGGATGCCGCCCGCGCACTGCTGCATCAGGGCGAGTATGAGGCCGCGCGTGCCGCCGCTCTCGACGCGAACACTGTGGACGGGCTGAATGTCGCCGCAGAAGTCATGGCGGCAGAAATCATGCTGATGACGATCCGTGATGCCAAGGACCATGCAAAGGACGCGATCGATCTGACTGATGACGCGCTGGAGCGCGACCCCGGCAATATCGAAGCCCTGTTCCTGCGCGCTCTGCATACAGGGTTCCGCACCCGTAGCAGCAGCGCCTTCGCTATCGTTCTCAAGGGACTGATCGGCGATACTTATGATGCGATACAGGCGTTCGAAGCCGCCGCGCCGGGTGACCCACGCGCCGATGCGCTTTACGGGGCCTGGCACCTGGGCATTGTCCGCGCTGCGGGTGACGGCAAGTTCGGGGCTTCGCTCGGCGAAGGCATGTCCTATTATGATGCCGCCGTCGCGGCCATGCCGGACGATATTGTCGTCCTCGGCAATTACGCTTTTTCGCTGATCGTCATGGATGAACCGGCGCTGCTGCCGCGCGCGACAGAACTTCTGCAGCAGATCGACGCTGCGGAACCGGACGGCGCGACCGAGACCGAGACACGCCAGCGTATGCTGAGCCTGCTCGCCGTGATCGATGATCCGGATACGCTGCGAACGCGTGCCGACGGGCTTCTCAACACTGAAGAAACTGATACGGATTAG
- the fghA gene encoding S-formylglutathione hydrolase, with protein sequence MDTRSTARAHGGTQGVYSHTSSATGTEMVFSVFVPDGDGPFPVLWYLSGLTCTHANVTEKGEYRAACAEAGIIFIAPDTSPRGDAVPNDDAYDFGQGAGFYVDATQAPWAEHFQMRTYIEDELPALVAAQFPADMSRQAITGHSMGGHGALTMGLRHPDRFRSLSAVAPICHPIYCPWGEKALSGYLGDDRAAWRAYDAVALIEDGARVPEILIDQGEADPFLSEQLQPDTLQAACSDAGIALTLNLQPGYDHSYYFISTFMAAHVRWHAVRLKA encoded by the coding sequence GTGGACACACGCTCCACGGCGCGCGCCCATGGCGGGACGCAAGGCGTTTATTCGCACACCAGTTCTGCCACGGGGACGGAGATGGTCTTTTCCGTTTTCGTACCTGATGGTGACGGCCCGTTTCCCGTACTCTGGTATCTGTCGGGCCTGACCTGCACCCACGCCAATGTGACGGAAAAGGGCGAATATCGCGCGGCCTGCGCGGAGGCCGGGATCATCTTCATCGCGCCGGATACAAGCCCGCGCGGCGACGCTGTTCCCAATGACGATGCCTATGATTTCGGACAGGGCGCGGGCTTTTATGTGGATGCCACGCAAGCGCCTTGGGCCGAGCATTTCCAGATGCGGACCTATATCGAGGACGAACTGCCCGCCCTTGTCGCTGCACAATTCCCCGCCGATATGTCCCGGCAAGCGATCACCGGCCATTCCATGGGCGGACATGGCGCGCTGACTATGGGCTTACGCCATCCGGACCGGTTCCGTTCCCTGTCCGCCGTCGCGCCGATCTGTCATCCGATCTACTGTCCCTGGGGCGAGAAGGCCTTGAGCGGCTATCTTGGCGATGACCGCGCGGCCTGGCGAGCCTATGACGCCGTCGCGCTGATCGAAGACGGGGCGCGCGTTCCGGAGATTCTGATCGATCAGGGTGAGGCCGATCCGTTTCTGAGCGAACAGTTGCAACCCGACACGCTGCAGGCGGCCTGTTCCGATGCCGGGATCGCGCTTACGCTCAATCTACAACCCGGCTACGACCATTCCTATTATTTCATCAGCACATTCATGGCGGCGCATGTGCGCTGGCATGCAGTCCGATTGAAAGCCTAA
- a CDS encoding VOC family protein, whose protein sequence is MFTHVMVGANDPARSIAFYDAALGALGIQGRNMGDRAFYGSMGGSGAFGVGKPRDGEAATFANGGTIGFKAETPEQVDAFHAAGCAHGGACEGEPGPRKGAPGDPYGAYLRDPDGNKICAFVSS, encoded by the coding sequence ATGTTCACACACGTCATGGTCGGGGCTAATGACCCCGCGCGATCGATCGCTTTTTATGATGCGGCGCTGGGTGCGCTCGGCATTCAGGGGCGCAATATGGGTGACCGGGCCTTTTACGGCTCAATGGGCGGATCTGGCGCGTTCGGCGTCGGCAAACCGCGTGACGGCGAAGCCGCTACCTTTGCCAATGGCGGCACGATCGGGTTCAAAGCCGAAACACCCGAACAGGTCGATGCCTTTCATGCGGCGGGTTGCGCCCATGGCGGCGCCTGCGAAGGCGAACCGGGGCCGCGCAAGGGCGCACCCGGCGATCCCTATGGCGCCTACCTGCGCGATCCCGATGGCAACAAGATCTGCGCCTTCGTGTCCAGCTGA
- a CDS encoding S-(hydroxymethyl)glutathione dehydrogenase/class III alcohol dehydrogenase, protein MKTRAAVAFAPKQPLEIVELDLQGPQPGEVLVEIMATGVCHTDAYTLDGLDNEGLFPSILGHEGAGIVREVGTGVTSVKPGDHVIPLYTPECRQCKSCLSGKTNLCTAIRATQGKGLMPDGTSRFSYKGQTIYHYMGCSTFSNFTVLPDIAVAKIRTDAPFETSCYIGCGVTTGVGAVTNTANVKAGDSVIVFGLGGIGLNVIQAARLVGAGQIVGVDINDDKRDWGARFGMTDFVNPKRVDGNLVEHLVALTDGGADFTFDATGNTTVMRDALEACHRGWGVSVVIGVAEAGKEISTRPFQLVTGRVWKGTAFGGVKGRTGVPKIVDWYMNGKIEIDPMITHTMGLEDINKAFDLMHAGESIRSVIVY, encoded by the coding sequence ATGAAAACCAGAGCCGCCGTCGCCTTCGCTCCGAAGCAACCTCTCGAAATCGTCGAACTGGACCTGCAAGGCCCGCAACCCGGCGAGGTGCTGGTCGAGATCATGGCGACGGGCGTCTGTCATACGGATGCCTACACGCTGGACGGGCTGGACAACGAAGGCCTGTTCCCGAGCATACTCGGACATGAAGGGGCCGGTATTGTGCGGGAGGTCGGCACGGGTGTGACCTCCGTGAAACCCGGCGACCACGTCATCCCGCTTTACACGCCAGAATGCCGCCAGTGCAAAAGCTGTCTGTCAGGCAAGACCAATCTCTGCACCGCCATCCGCGCGACGCAGGGCAAGGGGCTGATGCCAGACGGCACATCGCGCTTTTCCTACAAGGGTCAGACCATTTATCACTATATGGGCTGTTCGACCTTTTCGAATTTTACGGTTCTGCCGGACATCGCGGTCGCGAAGATCCGCACCGACGCACCCTTCGAGACGAGCTGCTATATCGGTTGCGGCGTGACGACAGGTGTGGGCGCGGTGACCAATACGGCGAATGTGAAAGCGGGTGACAGCGTCATCGTGTTCGGGCTCGGCGGGATCGGGCTGAACGTCATTCAGGCGGCGCGACTGGTTGGGGCGGGTCAGATTGTCGGTGTCGATATCAATGATGACAAGCGCGACTGGGGCGCGCGTTTCGGAATGACCGACTTCGTCAATCCGAAGCGCGTAGACGGCAATCTGGTCGAGCACCTCGTCGCGCTGACGGATGGCGGGGCCGATTTCACCTTTGACGCGACCGGCAATACGACCGTGATGCGCGACGCGCTCGAAGCTTGCCACCGCGGCTGGGGCGTCTCGGTCGTGATCGGTGTGGCGGAAGCGGGCAAGGAAATCAGCACGCGCCCGTTCCAGCTGGTCACGGGCCGCGTCTGGAAAGGCACGGCCTTTGGCGGCGTCAAGGGCCGCACCGGCGTGCCGAAAATCGTCGACTGGTACATGAACGGAAAAATCGAAATCGACCCGATGATCACCCACACAATGGGGCTAGAGGACATAAACAAGGCCTTCGACCTGATGCATGCGGGCGAGAGCATTCGCAGCGTGATTGTTTATTGA
- the rlmN gene encoding 23S rRNA (adenine(2503)-C(2))-methyltransferase RlmN — protein sequence MSATLIDRMAQTPLAGRTADGRVRLPGLSRAEIGDHLIEMGIEPKKVRMRANQIFNWVYHWGATEFDQMTNIAKGFRARMADYFTLERPDVIERQVSEDGTRKYLIRMAPGIEVETVFIPDVSRSGALCVSSQVGCTLTCTFCHTGTQRLVRNLTPAEIVLQVMVCRDDLKEWPTANRTDATDWAHGEDRKLVNIVFMGMGEPLYNTDNVIASIDLISDDQGLSIGRRRITVSTSGVVPDIAKVGEANPMLAISLHAADDETRTKIMPINRKYPLDELLQACRDYPGLSNAKRITFEYVMLKGVNDSPQHARNLITKLQGIPAKVNLIPFNPWPGSPYECSDMDVIEDFARRLKKAGLAAPIRKTRGEDIMAACGQLKSESEKQRASDKRKAERAAT from the coding sequence ATGTCAGCGACACTTATTGATAGGATGGCCCAAACGCCGCTTGCCGGACGCACGGCGGATGGACGGGTCCGCCTGCCCGGGCTGAGCCGCGCCGAAATCGGCGATCACCTGATCGAGATGGGCATCGAGCCCAAAAAGGTGCGCATGCGCGCCAACCAGATCTTCAACTGGGTCTATCACTGGGGCGCGACCGAATTCGACCAGATGACCAATATCGCCAAGGGCTTTCGCGCCCGGATGGCGGATTATTTCACGCTGGAGCGGCCAGACGTGATCGAACGTCAGGTCAGCGAAGACGGTACGCGGAAATATCTGATCCGCATGGCGCCGGGCATCGAAGTCGAAACCGTCTTCATCCCGGATGTGTCGCGATCCGGCGCGCTCTGCGTATCGAGCCAGGTCGGCTGCACCTTGACCTGCACCTTCTGCCACACCGGAACCCAGCGTCTGGTCCGCAATCTCACGCCTGCCGAAATCGTCTTGCAGGTCATGGTCTGTCGCGACGACCTGAAGGAATGGCCGACGGCCAATAGAACCGACGCGACCGATTGGGCGCATGGCGAGGACCGGAAACTGGTCAATATCGTCTTCATGGGCATGGGTGAACCGCTTTATAATACCGACAATGTGATCGCCTCGATCGACCTGATCAGCGATGATCAGGGCCTCTCCATCGGTCGCCGGCGCATCACGGTTTCGACCAGTGGAGTCGTGCCGGACATTGCCAAGGTCGGCGAAGCCAATCCGATGCTGGCGATCAGCCTGCACGCCGCTGATGATGAGACGCGCACGAAGATCATGCCGATCAACAGGAAATATCCGCTGGACGAATTGCTGCAGGCCTGTCGCGACTATCCGGGGCTGTCGAACGCCAAGCGGATAACGTTTGAATATGTGATGCTAAAGGGCGTGAATGACAGCCCTCAGCACGCCCGCAACCTGATTACCAAGCTACAGGGCATACCGGCCAAGGTGAACCTGATCCCGTTCAATCCCTGGCCAGGCAGCCCCTATGAATGTTCCGACATGGATGTCATCGAGGACTTCGCCCGCCGTCTGAAAAAGGCCGGCCTCGCCGCCCCGATCCGCAAAACCCGCGGCGAAGACATCATGGCCGCGTGTGGGCAGTTGAAGAGTGAAAGCGAGAAGCAACGGGCAAGCGATAAGCGGAAGGCAGAACGGGCCGCGACGTAG
- a CDS encoding beta strand repeat-containing protein → MTNSLARTMVIGASAIALVCALETSAFAQTVVVSDTDDITIDNDDPITMPADTMQFGTSGPTLRVGLGAHTRTGDITIVNDGVITLGDADAGIYATTSNGGNITVTNNADITMTGAGGTGIGVRHSRSGGDDEGLITITNTADIVANGGGANTWAINAFSEAGGGINIVNSGDLTGGGDANLSGVINAQNAIGGGPINIDTTGTLTMTGAGAAIRAIADGGDVNVTFDGVVRGARSSDFDRAIFINASGNVTLNASGRFDDGYGAAIISRGGTITANLNLIATGDLSFNSNSGGGTTVTVAQGSDLGAMYFFGSTASVTNSGAVRQINVPRFRNGPNRELGNIAMSIVNQASGVLGSTTVSDPARPGAVNVTTNRGDTTLDNYGRIVDDLLFGIGNDRVLMRSGSVMSGTDLEVRLGNGNDIFIIENGAQIDADVYGGDGTDGIELRGGTGTNTVDLSRFFEFESVALDANVWAFDSTSSLPLFVLNGSTLRGQSGTLVTVAAPTTLQGFGTIDGALSLLGNLSLGSPGGSTFGLLRVNEDLTIGSGSTLIFDFSNTEQDLIQVLGNLVIQSGAGLDVNLLNGATYSDGMTRDIIQMLSGGTITGASNFIVTLNGGAGFTGTTSVFGNGALGLTVRSDMPPPPPPTTSDKVKVTTSDDISITNSDAVNTLETVMSPNTNLSISTVVGGLSQSGDVAITNRGAVTANSSSAFLVHGIYAETAGDSTLSITNEADISANSQAGAFGGTGIGIRARAEDGNIFISTSGTINASGRTTQAIQASTTGSGDISIINRGALNSNSNEVFQINDVIQAVASGTGDISIDTVGTLSLNGTGDGISARTESGDIDIVFDGAIQSRLSGGIESQGVDAVTQSGNITANLTGIFNSHGFNLFSDSGTVDASINLTSSALHEVAGRTINLDIGSASDLGQISLRPRGGDTTVSNSGNVDTFLLFGDQGNFEIVNAASGVLGSQQTPNFQRTNIAINGQAITSTDTSITVRNAGLIQNEVFLGLGRDAFYAMSGSIVTGLDGFNNIRLLQGNDLFVHQSGATINSFILGGDGTDTYRLEDGNGFSIVDLDRIRQFEVLEIASGLWETDGTATFDTINLNGGAFRVASGDTIVTTAGGLFTVGTDAILEGAGTIRSDLLLNGTLAPGDGGFGVMIIDRDLTIGSGSTLIFDYSDSDQDFVQVGGNLIVESGAQLDVNLFDGATYADGQTREVIQMTGGGSITGASNFDVTLNGTSDFTGATSVFDSGALGLTVSSNAAPPPPPPPPVVTPEPPQVGGGDDGGGGGAAVIAGVAAGAAIIWVLSQNNALDFIDAPTVNLWNRGATTDPLGGTAGSSVSAFATGGETGNLTASAAGLGTNPALTQTGLTRTYSLVGGEIAWGRLAFGADFALADQIDQSAGAARSQASALQTRSLGHALYTRLDLGFGQSAVAGLSAARDDETLRNFAFGTQEGISRRALSEDRRHLSLSGRYDLGPALLRTRLGLRETDQALGAFGRQGARTSHSQVWSAGAELSSRFELPVGQMQAVIGAGLDDIDRMSDYGAFGVRDEGQTRHITAAARWAVDGRSSAQLTLRHQTGRWIDPVNFTFEPAPAITASLNLKADF, encoded by the coding sequence ATGACCAACTCTCTAGCCCGAACCATGGTTATCGGTGCATCGGCCATCGCCCTTGTCTGTGCCCTCGAGACAAGCGCCTTTGCCCAGACGGTCGTTGTGTCAGACACTGACGACATCACGATCGACAATGACGATCCGATCACGATGCCGGCGGATACCATGCAGTTCGGAACGAGCGGGCCGACCCTGCGAGTGGGTCTGGGCGCCCACACGCGAACAGGCGACATCACGATCGTCAATGACGGCGTCATCACGCTGGGTGATGCCGATGCAGGTATCTATGCCACGACCAGCAATGGCGGGAATATCACGGTCACGAACAATGCCGATATCACCATGACGGGTGCAGGGGGCACCGGGATAGGCGTCCGGCACAGCCGGTCCGGCGGCGACGATGAAGGTCTGATCACGATTACCAACACAGCCGATATCGTTGCGAATGGTGGCGGTGCCAATACATGGGCCATCAACGCTTTTTCCGAAGCCGGAGGCGGTATCAACATCGTCAATAGCGGGGACTTGACCGGGGGCGGCGACGCCAACCTATCAGGTGTCATTAATGCTCAGAACGCCATTGGCGGCGGGCCGATCAATATCGACACGACCGGTACGCTGACGATGACCGGCGCAGGCGCCGCCATCCGGGCGATTGCCGACGGAGGCGACGTGAATGTCACCTTCGATGGGGTCGTGCGCGGCGCGCGCAGCAGCGATTTCGACCGCGCGATCTTCATCAATGCATCCGGCAATGTGACGCTGAACGCTTCGGGGCGGTTCGACGATGGCTATGGCGCCGCCATTATTTCGCGCGGAGGCACCATCACCGCCAATCTCAATCTTATCGCGACAGGTGACCTGTCATTTAATTCTAATTCGGGGGGCGGCACGACCGTCACCGTCGCGCAAGGCTCCGATCTGGGCGCGATGTACTTTTTCGGTAGCACGGCCTCCGTCACCAATAGCGGTGCGGTCCGGCAGATCAATGTCCCAAGGTTCAGGAATGGCCCAAACCGGGAACTCGGAAATATCGCTATGTCGATCGTGAACCAGGCAAGTGGTGTTCTGGGTAGTACAACTGTGTCAGATCCGGCCCGTCCGGGTGCTGTCAACGTGACGACCAATCGCGGCGACACGACGCTGGATAATTACGGTCGCATCGTCGATGACCTCCTCTTCGGGATTGGGAATGACAGGGTTCTGATGCGAAGCGGGTCCGTGATGTCCGGCACGGATCTGGAGGTTCGCCTCGGCAACGGCAATGACATTTTCATTATCGAAAACGGGGCGCAGATCGATGCGGACGTCTATGGTGGCGACGGCACGGACGGGATCGAACTGCGCGGCGGTACGGGCACCAATACTGTCGACCTCAGCCGCTTCTTCGAATTTGAAAGCGTTGCTCTTGACGCGAATGTCTGGGCCTTTGATTCCACGTCCAGCCTGCCCCTCTTCGTGCTGAACGGTTCGACCTTGCGCGGGCAGAGCGGAACCCTCGTAACGGTGGCGGCGCCGACAACCCTGCAGGGTTTTGGGACGATCGACGGTGCCTTGTCGCTGCTCGGCAATCTGTCGCTGGGCTCGCCCGGCGGCTCGACCTTCGGCCTTCTGCGCGTCAATGAAGATCTGACCATCGGCAGCGGTTCGACCCTGATTTTCGACTTTTCAAACACGGAACAGGATCTGATCCAGGTTCTGGGCAATCTGGTGATCCAAAGCGGCGCCGGCCTGGACGTCAATCTGCTCAACGGCGCGACCTATTCGGACGGGATGACGCGTGACATCATCCAGATGCTGAGCGGCGGAACCATTACGGGGGCCTCCAATTTTATCGTCACACTGAATGGCGGGGCAGGATTTACCGGTACGACCTCGGTGTTCGGTAATGGCGCACTCGGCCTGACGGTCAGGAGCGACATGCCGCCACCCCCGCCGCCAACGACCTCCGACAAGGTGAAGGTCACGACGAGCGACGATATCTCAATCACCAATTCCGACGCCGTAAACACGCTCGAAACCGTCATGTCGCCGAACACGAATCTGTCGATCAGTACGGTCGTGGGCGGACTCAGCCAGTCGGGCGATGTCGCGATCACCAATCGCGGAGCGGTCACGGCCAATTCGAGTTCCGCGTTCCTGGTCCACGGAATCTACGCTGAAACCGCCGGGGACAGCACCCTATCGATCACGAATGAGGCCGATATCAGCGCGAACAGCCAGGCGGGCGCATTCGGTGGCACGGGCATCGGGATCCGGGCGAGGGCCGAAGACGGGAACATCTTCATTTCCACGTCGGGTACCATCAACGCCAGTGGTCGGACCACGCAGGCGATCCAGGCCTCGACGACCGGCAGCGGCGACATTTCCATCATCAACCGGGGCGCTCTGAATTCCAATTCGAATGAAGTTTTCCAGATCAATGATGTCATTCAGGCGGTGGCATCGGGCACGGGAGACATATCCATCGACACGGTCGGCACGCTCAGCCTGAACGGGACGGGCGACGGGATATCCGCGCGGACGGAATCGGGTGACATCGACATCGTGTTCGACGGTGCAATACAATCCAGATTGTCGGGTGGTATCGAAAGCCAAGGCGTGGACGCCGTCACACAGAGTGGCAACATCACCGCCAATCTGACGGGAATTTTTAATAGTCACGGCTTCAATCTTTTTTCGGACAGCGGAACTGTCGACGCATCGATCAACCTGACATCTTCTGCGCTTCATGAGGTGGCAGGTCGCACGATCAACCTCGATATCGGTAGCGCCAGTGACTTGGGACAGATCAGCCTGCGGCCCAGAGGCGGCGACACGACCGTGTCCAATAGCGGAAATGTCGACACATTCCTGCTGTTCGGCGATCAGGGGAATTTCGAGATCGTCAATGCCGCAAGCGGGGTTCTGGGTTCGCAGCAAACACCGAACTTTCAACGCACGAATATCGCCATCAATGGCCAGGCCATCACGTCGACGGATACGAGCATTACCGTCAGAAACGCCGGACTGATCCAGAACGAGGTCTTTCTCGGACTGGGTCGTGACGCATTTTACGCCATGTCAGGGTCGATCGTGACCGGCTTGGATGGATTCAACAATATCCGTCTGTTGCAGGGCAATGACCTGTTCGTCCACCAATCCGGGGCCACGATCAATTCCTTCATCCTGGGCGGTGACGGCACGGACACATACAGGCTCGAGGACGGGAACGGCTTCAGTATTGTCGATCTCGACCGCATCCGGCAGTTCGAAGTTCTGGAAATCGCGTCGGGTCTCTGGGAAACGGACGGCACGGCCACTTTCGACACGATCAATCTCAACGGCGGCGCTTTCCGGGTGGCGAGCGGCGATACGATCGTTACGACGGCAGGCGGACTGTTCACGGTCGGCACGGATGCAATCCTGGAAGGGGCAGGCACGATCAGGTCCGACCTTCTGCTGAACGGTACGCTGGCACCCGGCGATGGCGGGTTCGGCGTGATGATCATCGACCGGGACCTGACCATCGGCAGTGGCTCGACCCTGATCTTCGACTATTCCGACAGCGATCAGGATTTTGTCCAGGTCGGCGGCAATCTGATCGTCGAAAGCGGCGCCCAGCTCGATGTGAATCTGTTTGATGGTGCCACCTATGCGGATGGGCAGACACGCGAAGTCATCCAGATGACGGGCGGCGGTTCGATCACGGGCGCGTCCAATTTCGACGTCACGCTCAACGGCACATCGGACTTTACCGGTGCGACATCCGTGTTCGATAGCGGTGCGCTCGGCCTGACGGTCTCTTCCAACGCCGCGCCTCCGCCGCCACCGCCACCGCCCGTGGTCACACCGGAGCCGCCGCAAGTCGGAGGTGGCGATGATGGCGGCGGCGGCGGGGCCGCTGTCATTGCCGGGGTTGCCGCCGGGGCGGCGATCATCTGGGTGCTATCGCAGAACAATGCGCTGGATTTCATTGACGCGCCGACGGTCAATCTCTGGAATCGGGGCGCGACGACCGATCCACTGGGCGGTACGGCAGGCAGTTCAGTGTCCGCCTTCGCAACCGGCGGCGAGACAGGGAACCTCACTGCATCCGCAGCAGGGCTGGGGACCAATCCGGCTCTGACCCAGACGGGCCTGACCCGCACTTACAGCTTGGTCGGCGGGGAGATTGCCTGGGGCCGCCTCGCCTTCGGTGCCGATTTCGCTCTGGCCGACCAGATCGACCAGTCGGCTGGTGCGGCCCGATCGCAGGCGTCCGCCCTGCAGACACGATCGCTCGGCCATGCGCTCTATACGCGTCTGGATCTGGGTTTCGGGCAGAGTGCGGTCGCCGGATTGTCCGCCGCGCGCGACGACGAGACGCTCCGCAATTTCGCCTTCGGTACGCAAGAGGGGATCAGTCGGCGCGCCTTGTCCGAGGACCGGCGACATTTGTCTCTGTCCGGACGGTATGATCTCGGTCCAGCCTTGCTGCGCACCCGGTTGGGACTGCGCGAAACGGACCAGGCGCTCGGCGCCTTCGGACGTCAGGGCGCGCGGACGTCTCATTCGCAGGTCTGGAGCGCGGGCGCGGAACTGTCATCGCGGTTCGAGCTTCCGGTGGGACAGATGCAGGCCGTCATCGGCGCCGGTCTGGATGATATCGACCGGATGAGCGATTACGGGGCTTTCGGTGTGCGCGATGAAGGCCAGACCCGTCACATCACCGCCGCCGCTCGCTGGGCGGTGGATGGGCGTTCCAGCGCGCAGCTGACCCTGCGCCATCAGACCGGTCGGTGGATCGACCCCGTCAACTTCACCTTCGAACCGGCGCCTGCCATCACGGCCAGTCTCAACCTCAAGGCAGACTTCTAG